The following coding sequences are from one Candidatus Komeilibacteria bacterium CG_4_10_14_0_2_um_filter_37_10 window:
- a CDS encoding ABC transporter codes for MMNWSRVKTIFFKELAVYFNSPIAYIFIAIFLVVSSWLFWQDFFLLGQANIRNYLSLLPWL; via the coding sequence ATGATGAATTGGTCACGAGTAAAAACAATTTTTTTCAAAGAGCTGGCAGTATATTTTAATTCACCGATTGCTTATATTTTTATTGCTATTTTTTTAGTTGTTTCATCCTGGTTGTTTTGGCAGGATTTTTTCTTATTAGGCCAAGCTAATATTAGAAATTATTTATCTTTATTACCTTGGTTG